A segment of the Cricetulus griseus strain 17A/GY chromosome 6, alternate assembly CriGri-PICRH-1.0, whole genome shotgun sequence genome:
aaggcaaaGTCTAAAGTCCCCAAGACACGAGCAAGTCTTGGCTTGCAtaccagaggccagaagaggaaaccACAGGTTAAGAAGCCCCAAGCTGTCTTCCTGAAGACCTACCATCACAGAACTCCCATGAGGGACACGAAACCACTGGATGTAACTGACCAGTTTGTCTGGTTTGAGGGGCTTCCCACACGCATCCGCCCCCCAGGGCGCCGTATCATGTGCAGAGCATCCACCTTTCGCTGCACCAAGCGCCCCTGCACCCGTTTCTGCTCTGTGTCACTTTGAGCTACCTATGTACCATCCACATGAGGTGGGTATAACAAGACCTCTGCTAGGCCAAGGAAAGATGCAGCCCCTCAGCCAGGCCCACACCTGAGCCCTTGACTCAGGGCTCTGGGTGGCTGGTAGTACTGGGCGGCTCCATACCCAGAGAGAGGAGGTCATTGACTAGGCCACACAGCAGGTTAATAGCTGGGTGGAGGATGCATCTTGGTGTGATCTGAGCTTTAGGGACGGTGCAATGGAAATGTGGGATCCAGTATGTGTCATCTCATTGTCTGGAGACCCCAGGAGAGTGGGAACCACTGTGGCCCTGAATCTCAATCAAGTTTAAGCTAGGGAGGAGGAAAGTAGCTACACTGGGCTTTGCTGCATCTCCTCCCCTTAGGTCCAATCAACTCTATTTgatttattcacattttaaataagatttatgCAAGAAAGTTCTTAAACACAGCAAAGACAACAAGAAAGTCTCCCCTTCATGGGTTGAGGTCCCCACGAAAGGAAGAGGGTGACTGACTGACTCCTGAGGTCCATCTTAAAGGGCTTCCCTTTGGGAAACTGAGATAGCTCCAACTTGCCACAGAAACTAAAGCTTCCAGGCCCTGTGCCCACTCACTGGACGATAGCGCCCTCTGGGGGTGATTTTTATGACTAACATGGAGATTTCTGCTGGCAGGTGGTGTAACCCTGGACGGGAACTTGAGTGTAAGAAGAGTAGAGCCCCTGCGATTGACTGAATGGGAGGGATGGGTGGGAATCCCACAAGCCTACAAATAAAATCTCCCATATGGCAGTGAACAACACTACCACTGGCCCTACCTGTCCAAGGCTGGCAATCACATAAACATGGGGGACAGGGATCCTGGGGGAGACGAGGAGGGGACTGCATGCCATGAGTTTCTGCTACTCTGGTCCATCCCTAGGCTCCTAAAGTCATTTTCTAAAACTGGAACAGAAAACCTACCAAGTTGTAACCTTTTACCTTCCCCCACTGCCCCGAAAGCTGCCTCCTTTGAGCAGGGCACACTTCCTCTATGAAGTCAGAGACCATTTGTCTCCTGGGTGCAGGTGCCTCCCTCACAATGGCCCTGCGATCCAAGGAGAGGCAGAAACTTATATACCTATACAGCAAGTGACTTACTCCAGCTTGCTCAGGGAGGAGTCACTGGAGCAAAATCTACCCATCAGTCTCCTGGTTTCTCCATCCCACTTTCCCAAGAGAGGAAAAAGTCACACGGAAAGCCCACCTTGGCCAATGGAGTCATCCCAGAACCCAGTTTACCACTGATTATCAATGCATGTGGTGTCAGTAATTGGGCCTCCTGGGTCAAAGATCACGGAAAACATCAGGATAGGAGGGGAGTTAACACTGTGCACTACAGTTCAGGTGCAACagcactgtgtaaatgtaccccattttctttatccattctttggttgaggagcatctaggttgttttcaggatCTGGCTATTGATGCTGCTATAAACACAGATGAGCAAATCTGTGAGATttttgcatcctttggatatatgccaaaagtggtattgctgggtcttgaggtagactgattcccaattttctgatttccaaatcagccacactgatttccaaagtggctgaacaagtttgtactcccaggacctatcccaggtgcatgaactggctttttggagcccagtccctatgatgggataccttgttcaaccttgatacaggggagaaggggcttggtcctgcctcaacttggtatgccagactttgctgactccccaAATAAGGACTTACCCCCTCtgaaggagtggatgggaggtgggggacatgggagaaggggagggaggaggggggactggggttagtatgtaaaatgaaaaaagaattaaataaagaaaaaggaatatacAATACCGACCCTGCAGGGTACAGCAGATGGGAGAAAGCAGGTTCCTCTACTGTGgagtgggggagtgggagggaggctGGTAACTTACAATCACGGGTCACGTCCTACCGGCCAGACACTGTGCTACTCGCACTCTCACGGAACCCTCACACCAAAGAAAGGAGTACAGTCTGCCCCACAGCCCCATGTTCTGTTCTGCACGTATGTGCTCTGTACCCTGGGATTCAACCACCTGTAAATGGGAAACACTAGATAAAGATGCCCATCCATACTGATTGTGTACAGAATTCTCTCGTTTCCTCAACAATACTGTATAGCCTCAACCACCACACTGACATTTTTACCATCTCAAGCATGAAAGAAATGTATATAGTTATATGGAAACACTATACCATTATCTTTTGCAGTGGTAGGGTGTGGAGAGTGAGACACAACACACCCtcgccaagctggcctcaaactcagcccCTCTCCTGAGACCCACTTCACTGCAGCTTTCTAGTCCTCTACCCTGCTACCTGCTACGGGCTCAGCCCACTCGCTTTCCTGCCTCAATACTGTTTTCATTAGCCTTTATTGCTTTCCTACACATGTGACTGCCCTTTGGTCAGAAGGAGGCCACCCTGAAGCCACAGAGGATAGTCCAAGAAACAGAGCTCCCAGGAGAGCCTTTCTGAGttaggaacccttcaggactgagGAGGACCTAGGGCCTTCCCTCAAAAACTCCTCCCTCCAAGACCTCTGCCAGTGCATTCTGGCTTCCATGTAGTTGACCTAGACAGGGCTGCATAGCAGGCGGCGTTAGAGGTGTCTTCTGAGCCTACATCCCCCCCTTATCTTTTGGAGTTGTAAACTGTTTTGAGTAGCAATTACACGAGTCCCCACATCTCTCTCCAAAATggcctgaatgtgggtgttgggcAGGGTGAAGGGAGAGGCAGGGTCAAGGCTCGGGCTCTCCAGAGGTATGTTCTTTCACTAGAAGTTGGAGGAGGTAGGTTTCTGATCTAGAGTGCAGCCTTCATCTTCTGGAAATAAACACTCAACCTGCTAATCTGTGGTCTTCATTTGTATGCTGCCTATCCACATTTTTCATGAATAGCTAGTTATGTATATAGCACTCTATTCAATCTAACTTAGGAAATTTGAAGATATAAGGTTATAGACCGCTGAACCAATCAGAACTTATATGCCCTAATAATTGACCTCTGCTGCATGAGCTCATCATTGTCACTTCCAGAACCCAAATTTCTGAAGATAACAAGTAACTACAGGCAAGTTCCACAGTTTCATCACCTACAAGGTATGAATGATGGAgccaggtggtgcacacctttaatcctagcactggggaggcagaggcaggtggatatcaggagttcaaggccagcttggtatgtcccagtacagccagggctacgcagagaaaacctgtctcattatatatataatataatatataatgggTGATGGGACTTCCTCCTGAGGAGGTCACATGAGAGGAGACAAGTTCTTGGCCCTCTACTAGATAGACACCTGTTAGCCACTCACTACATACATTTATTATTGATAAAATGTCACTGTCACTGAACGGAATGGAACTCACCTCTAGAAACCATATTGTTGCTTCAGAAACTACTCATCTTGGAGTCATAAGCTTTGTGTAGGTGTATGTAGATTAAGTGTGCTTAATCAGTGCAGTTAAGCAGAACATCCAGATGTTTTCTAGCACACTCAGCCCACTGCCTTGAGACAGGGCATTTCCCTGAGATGGAAACTTGTCATTTCAACTAGGCAGAATGGCCAACAAGCTATGGAGACATGCCTGTCTCCATGCAGTCTGGGGAGGATCATGCAATTTCTAGTCAACTGTCACTCAGCTCAGTCATTATATTACTgggtaaaaggaaaaacaaagaaaaaaaaagtcgcCTTGGTTCCTTTTGGTGCTTTTGCAATTTCCAAAAATCCAATTAACAATCAAAAGACAAAGGTTTCTCACCAAAGAAAATATGCAGGAAAGGCTGACACAAGCAACTAAAATGCTAGAGAGATGCTCTTGCCTGGAGCAACAGACTCCACAGCTCAAGGGAGACAGCAGCTATGCTGCGTTTTCTAAAGCCTTTTACTGTAGTCATAGCCTGAGGAGTTTGTGTCTAGAAGGCAATCCACCAAtccagcagggcctaggccctgcagCCAGCATAGCCACAACCCCAAGTTGCCAAGGGGCCTCACTCTAGCTCACTCACAGCTTTTGGCCAGGCACTTCCATTCTCAGattctcattctgccagctctgACTCCCTACTCTGCAAGGTTGAGCCAAGAGGCAGGGAAGGCTCCCTAGGGAGAAAGCAAAACTCATCTTTAGCTGTGAGACTCCACTACCTTGGGCAAGCTCCAGAAACCAGTGTCTGCCACAGTACATGCTCGGGGATCACAAGTGGGGGAAATGGCTGCTTACCCTAGGCATCCTAGAGCAGGTGCAGGTGGAGGGTAGGATACAgtgttttgctcttgttttgtgagacagagaTTCACTATAACGTCTGAGtttatcatgtagcccaggttggcctcaaacttacaatcctcctgcctcagcctcctaagtattAGGGCAACTAGGTGCTCTGATACTTATTCTGGCATTTGGTATTTGACTTGAATGGAGAAGTAACTCTGGGTCTCAGGAAATGAGGAATGCTAATTCTTTACAGCTCTTGGGCACAGCCGACTCCCTCTTGGTCCTAACAATGACATCATCAAGTAAATACAGGCAAAAGTGTGGAATATACTGGATTTATGTACCTAGAAAGGACAGCTGCCAGCGCCTCACAGAGGAACCACTCTAGGAGTAAACTCTAGCCTTCACAGCAAAGTCTAtctcctccagcaccatgagtGGAGCCTGCAATTGGAAGCTGGGTACCCATCATACCCCTCTCACCACCACAGAATtcaaataaggcaggaaaaaagaaattcttgcCACAACTGAGAGTCCAGTGGGAGCTGGTGCCTGGTCATTCCTAGAGAGCAGACAGTGGCTTTTATTATGAAGctaggggtgggggggggggtggggggtggggggggggggggaggggtggaggagggggTGCTGGGATTCTTCTCTGGGTCCTGTGGCCCACTGTGTTGAGTCGGCATACAGGGAACTGGAGGAAGTCAGTCAGTCATGGGTTcttggacacacaaacacacatttgtgtgtgtctaaCAGGGCACAGGCCGTGCATTTTTCTTGTGCTTGATGTCTCCATCTGTCGTCCTCTCTGTCAGCAGCCTAGTACTCTCTGCTCCTACATCTCTTTCTGTGGTTACGGGCCCAGAAATCAAATCTCTCCCCACACACAATCACTGTGGTTTGGCAACATGGCAAAGGTACCAGCTGTTACAGAGGGTAAGACAGGCGACCAGAAAAGTGGTTTGCGCCAATCAGatatccttgattttttttttttttcccttttttgaaaCAACAGGCTGGTGACAGTATGATGGCTCAAGAGTGACATGGTTCCAAATCTGTTATTACCCTCAATAAGGTCCCCTTCCTGGCCTCCAGAAATCAAGGCTCCAGCAGGCAGAGGCCATTCTTGCAGCTGTGCCCCTGACTGCTCCCGGCCTCTGTTACAGGACCTCACTCTCTTTCCACCAACAGACTTCACATTTCAGGGTTCCTCTCAGACTCGAGCCAGACCCATGTGGAGGTCTGAGCAGCCCAAGGTGACAGGGGGGCCAAATGCCCGCAGAGTGTCCAAAGGGCCCAACACTAGACATTGGATTTAGGGGCTGAGCTGAGGGGGATCTCCTTGAGCTCCGTCCGCATACACAGGTATTCCCCAATGACGGCCATGAGTGCAATACACACAGCTTGGACCAGCCACCAGGTCAGCGCCGAGGGGAAACGGGAGCTGTAGAGCCAACACCCCAGGAGGTGAAAGAAGTGGACAGTGACAGTGAAATCCAGACACTGCTTCCCTCGACGGATGAAGTACAGCAAGCCCAGGGCACTGTGGGGAAAGGACAGCAGCGAGTTGTCACTGGGTTGTCCTGGCCTTACATTAGGTTCTTGGGGAAGTGGGGACAATTAGGATGACAACACAGTGGTCAGAAGCTGGCAAGGTGAGTGAGAAACAAGGGTTATCATATCAGATGCTTAGAGACCTGCTGGATAACATCAAGAGTGGGTCTGACAGAGCAGGGAAAGATGAGTTTGATGACAAACAGCCGCCCAGGAATGGTACAGACTGGTGGATACCAGAAAGCACACATTCTGTGTAAAAATGCAGACAGAAGCTATTGCATCCAGTCAAATCTTAGAGCCTGGAATCAATCCATTTCCCCACTATTCAAGAGAAGGCAGAAATCTGGACATTTTCCCACCTTCAGTGTAAAGTCATCATATAATATGTACAGGACTTCAGAACTTCCTGTGAATTAACACAGTACTTTACAACTAGGAGGTAAGCGATCAGATTAGCCCCATTTTACTGATGAGGAAATGCGATAAAACTGTCCAAAGTCACTTCACTATTGGTAAGGTGGTGGAAGACTCAAGGCCAGTTAAGTCTGCTTTAAGTCTAAGATCTTGGTCCCTATTCTAAACTGATCCTCAAAAGATGGGCAGTGGTCATGAGTGACCCTGGATGTTACCCAGTCCAAGCCCTGGGATACACACAGGGAGCCTGGGTCCCAGAAAGGAGGAAAGTAACTCCATCAGTGGCACAGAACAGGAACAGAAGCCAATCCTCCCTCCAAATCACACCACATTTGGGTACACCATCAAgaagcagcacacacacagtgacagatgAGCTTTGAGCTGAATTCAAAACAAACATGGAGACCCACAGCAGGGCCAGTTCATAGAAATAGGCTCTTCAACCCATCTTACCATTCCCAAGACATGCCAGCCTGCTCATGTTTAAGTTTAGAAGCTAGTCCCAGATAGACCCCAGAAGACGTACAGGAGAGCTGGTGGTACTCACCAGGTGAGGGCGTTGAGGACGAAGGACATCATTGAGAGCCGGCCTGGAGGGGTGGAAAAGCCCAGGATCTGAGGGGGAATCACAGGGAAACATGCTAGAGAAGCAATGGAGCCTCCCACAAAGCACTACTACTCAGCACCTAATATGTGTGCAGTACTTATCATTGACAGAGTAGTACTAAGTACTAAATATCTGAACCACACTTCAGCTTGTAAAGGCCTCTGACATCCATGATCTCACAAGACTACCAGTGTCTCCTCTCATATAATTAGTTATCCAAAGACTAAAAGCAAAGCAAGGACTCCATCCCAGGTCTCCTGAAACAAGAACTTTGCTCAATACCATCTGTCAATCACAGCTCCTTCTCCTAACAGCCTCTTAGGCTTCCACTATACCTCACAAagcattttccttatttgtttctttttgtttcttgggacagggtttccctgtctagtctggctatcctagaactcgatctgtagaccagactgccctggaactcagatccacctacctctgcctctgcctcccaagtgctaggattaaaagtgtgcaatacaaacacacacacacacacacacacacacacacacacacacacacacacacaccccagactcACAGAGCATCTTCTTATCCCTCTGGGCCTTTTAACATTTTATGTGAGTGACATGGCAGGGTTATTCTGCCCATTTTCCGGAGGAGGAAAGGTGTTGGAAAGATAAAACAACTTGCCAAATTCCTCCAACTAGACTGGACTCTAAACACAGGCAGGATCTTTTACTACCATTTACCACCTAATGCCAATAGCATGATTTTGCAGACAGGAGAGGTAACACTTGCCACAAGTCACACAGCAAACAAAGTGGAATTTAAGTAAGATGCCCGTCTGACACCAAGTCCTAACAGTTCCCACTGCACCACCCTGGTTGCCCTTTTATCTATTGCTCTTCCTACCATGGCCCCTGCAAATCTGAGAAAGGCATAGTCACTTTCCCGGGAGGTCTCAGCAAAGAGACTTCCCATGTTTGCCTGAGACACAAGCCTGTTGACTGTAATATCTGGCACGTGTGTTCAACCTCGGGCTAAGCTGCACAGTTAGCTGTGAAGTGCAGCCCAATACAAAACTGTAAAGTCGCTTAAAACCCTGTAAGATTGTTttcccttaaaacaaacaaacaaaaacttgaatGCGCAATTCCTAAGCATGAAACTCTGTAGATGAGTACATCGTTTCCCAATATCAGGAGTGGACACACCTGAGAGTGAACTCATCTGCCTCCCTGTCCTCAGTCATtcattccattttacagatggggaagggGGCGCGCTGGAATCCATCCCTTCTTTCTTAGATCCACAAAAATGGGGAAGGGGGCGCGCTGGAATCCCCTCTTTCTTAgatccacaaaaacaaaacaacaacaacaacaaaaacgagAACGTGGCCCAGTTAGATCTAGAGCTCGGCGGTGCAGGACCGCGAAAACCTACTCCATCCCGCCAAGCCTACCTCCGCGTCGAACATCTGGTCCAGGGAAGGGCTGCTGCGCACTAGCGCGTCCACCAGCGCCAGCCACAGGCCCAGCGAGCCATAGTACACCGTCTGCATGAGCACGATCTGCGACAGGATCAGCAGTGGATCCCACACGTAGCTGCGAAACTGGCCCGCCATGCCGGCCCGCGTCTGTCAGCGCTGCCACGCCATCGGCCCGCGGACAACGGGCTACCTGCGGGGAGACACAGGAGCTGCAGCCGGCCGGCCGGCCGGCCGGCCGGCCGGCCGTCGCCTTGGCAACGCCGCGGGAGGGAGGAGGGCCTGGGACCCAGGAGCGATACCATTCCGGGAGGTGGGGGAGGCGGGGCGGGCGGACCCACTCACGGGCTCCTCCCGGGATCACTCACCCGCGACCCGCTCGAGGATCGAAGCGTCCGAGCGCGGCCGGGCCTCAGCAGTGAACTCCCGAAACTGCGCTGACAGACCGGACCATGGAGCCGAGGCCCTGCCTGCCTAGAGAGGCCGAATAGCTGAGGCCAGCGGCTGCGTGCAAAGGAAGCGTTTCCGGGGACGGCGGCCGAGCGGTCGCACTGAGATCGCGCAGGCGCAGTGGACGCAGCCCGGACCGCATCATCCAGAGAGGCTCCCGAGAGCTGCCAGGAAGTAAACTGCACATGCGCAGGAGGAAGTCTGAAGGCAAACGGAAGTGAGGCACAAAGCCGTGAATCTTGCGCGCCCTCTAGAGGgcgatttttttaaaaaaccagcaGATCAATTCCTAGGAGGGAAAGGGGTGGAAAGTCTAGgaataaataagagagaaaacattCACTTGAGGGATggcgagatgactcagcagattaAAGGCTTGCCGGACCTgcgttcaatccctggaacccacatgttggaagaagagaactgactccctcctGCTAGCTGTCACCTGACTGTtgagcacacacaaatacaataatAACAAGTTAAATTTAACCAaaaagaactgttttttttttttcttttttttgggggggggttggagacagtctcattatgtagccctggctggtctggaacttgctatactCCAGGCCtacctggaacacacacacacacacacacacacacacacacacacacacacacacacaccgcctcTCTCTCCCAGGTTTAAACATTGACTATTTTCATGTTAGCTTctcagtgttttctttccttagttAATCCAGGACTTTCAGGCGCTTCtacatattttcctttctcattacaCTAATGTTTAAAGGCCAGAGAAGGAAGGCAGCATACTGTCTTAAAGACATAGAGTTAGTGACAAAATgggctttttgtgtgtttgttgtttcaagacaggatttctctgtgtgtagccctggctgtcctggaacttactttgtagaccaggatgggcttgaactcatagagatctacctgcctctgcctctctagtgctggtattgAAGGCATGGTCCATACACCCAGCAAAGCAGGAATTATAATCCAGGTGAGACTGGGAAAATTTGGACACACGAGACAATGGTTACACTCAGACGTGGTTACATTAAATGGCAGATGAGTGGGTGTTGAGGTGGCCATCCAACGAGGAGAGAACACAGCTTCCGGAGTCACAGCTGGCATTGCCTACCTCCACGTTCATTTTTATCTCTGCCTTCTCTGAGACCGAGTAGTGGACagtcagtaaatatttgctggaTGAATCAAGAGCAGAGAAAGGGCAAAGGCAAACCCATGACTCACTCGATTTCTGTTCCCAAAGCCCCAAGTTCCCTAACTTCACAGAAGAACACAAAGAAGGGAAGTGAGTGGTTCTAGGAAAAGAGCATGGGCTTCCAGCGGGCTGTGCCTCTTGCTAGCAGTGTGACCACTGAGCAACTCCTCAGCTTCCCCATTTGGACTACATGAACATTTTCCAACGTTTACTTTATGCTGCACTAATTATCTTCCCATTTAAACACTTTATGAAACCCTACATTTCTGCCTGTCAGAGTTTCTGATAGCCATGCGATCACTTTGAATTGATAGAACCCCAgacaaaagtaaagaaacaagCCTTTAGCCAGTGTATGTGACTTCTCTTATCATTTGGAAATGGTAAATAATCCACTTGGACTCTAGCCCAAAGATCACCGAGGTTACTTCCCAACTCAACCATCTTTTAGGCATCTCAATACAGTTCAGCACAGGTTTTCAGACTCCTCTGGTCCACTAACTCGAAGGATCCAGTGTCTGTGAAACTGTCAAGTACACATAAGAGCTATGTAATTCTCAAAGCCCAAGATAGTTGTATGTAAAGAAACTGAGGTTTGAGCAGGGCATGGTcgtgcaagcctttaattcctgcactcaggaggcagagacagacagatctctgagttcaaggccagcctggtctaccaagtgagttccaggacagatagggctacacagagagaccctatcttgaaaaaaacaaaatgaacaaaaaagaaagagagaaattaaggCTGGACTCAAATGAAGGCCCTCTGACTGCAAACACCAACTTCCTTTCCAGATGgcaggagaagggaggaaagagattgTGGTGCtgtagaaaaaggaaaatgaggggctggagagatgacttaggggttaagagcactgactgcagctgactggtggcgcatgcctttaatcccagcactcgggaggcagaggcaggcggatctctgtgagttcgagaccagcctggtctacaagagttagttccaggacagcctccaaagccacagagaaaccctgtctcgaaaaacaaaaacaaaaaaacaaaaacaaaaacaaaacaaacaaacaaaaaaagagttcaattcccagcaaccacatggtggctcacaaccatctgtaatgtgatctggtgccctcttctggcacgcactgtatacatgataaataaataaataaatcttaaaaaaaaaaaaaaaggaaaaggaccaGTAAATTCTTCCACTCACCACTCAACCttgcgggggggagggggggcgagGGAGATGAAGGAGAAAGCCCAGAATGGAGAGGTTTGTCTTAGTGGCCACAGGCAGGTCTGTCCATACTTGATCCACCCTCCTGATGCCACAGCTGGGTTGAGTCACCCCATCTCCTCCCTCACAGGAAAAGTGCTCCTGTCATCCTGAACTAGGACTCACAGGTAGCTTTAGGAGTGTGTAGTTAGTGTCTGATGTCATTCTTAGAGCATAGAATTTGCCTCTGGGAAAACCCCACTGGCTGGCCACATCCTTTCCTGCtctgctgtttccttttccttttgaagGCTCAGCTTTTGGGTTCCTACCTTGCTGAGTCCCGGAAATGGCCACCATCCTATGTCTTAACCTGACTCCAACAAGGAAACCAAGAGCCAAGGGAACCATGACAGTTCTCTTCACCAACCTCCTTAGCCTGTTCTTGAAATTTGATCAAAGGATCTAGGAAATGTCACAGACTTGCTGTATGACCTTAGTCAAGTCCCTTGGTGGGCCCTAATATTCCAAGCTATAAAGGAAAAGCCAGGGATTGGATTCCAGCTTCCAAATGCAATACCCTGTGACGTCAGAACTGCTTGAGAAACAGGGCATGTTTGGATTCTTCTATAAAAGCAGAGCATACAGATCAATCTCTTGGGACTAATGAGCTAGTTCAGCAAACAAACTAATGAGCTTGTTGCCAAGCCAAAAG
Coding sequences within it:
- the LOC100764663 gene encoding protein SYS1 homolog isoform X1, with the translated sequence MAGQFRSYVWDPLLILSQIVLMQTVYYGSLGLWLALVDALVRSSPSLDQMFDAEILGFSTPPGRLSMMSFVLNALTCALGLLYFIRRGKQCLDFTVTVHFFHLLGCWLYSSRFPSALTWWLVQAVCIALMAVIGEYLCMRTELKEIPLSSAPKSNV
- the LOC100764663 gene encoding protein SYS1 homolog isoform X2, translating into MAGQFRSYVWDPLLILSQIVLMQTVYYGSLGLWLALVDALVRSSPSLDQMFDAEILGFSTPPGRLSMMSFVLNALTWG